TTCGAGGTACAGGTAATGCCTGGACAGCGCTATTTCCAGAGAGCTTTGAGTGACCGACTCGTAGGTGTCCTCGGAGGAGGGTTTGGCGAAAAGGTCCATGAAGGCGTCCCGGATCTCCTGCCTGGAGATGTCCTCGCCTCCCGCGCGGATGACGGCCGTGCCCGCTGGCGCCGCGGCGAGCTCTACGGCGGTTGTGATCTTTTTGGCTTCATCAACAGGGCCTTTAAAGACGCTGCATGCAGGCATGGCGAGCAGGGTCGCTGAAAGGATAAGGGCGCACAGGCTCATTGATCTTGACAGTTTTGCGGTGGGGCCCGAGAGGACCATTTCTACCTCCTGACCAGTGGGGTGCAAGGTGCCGGGGAAACATGAAGCGGGATGGAGCCGAGGGCCCCACCCCGCCGGTTATACCGGTAGATCGAACGCCCTGTTAAGGGGTAAACACTACTTATAAAGCTCCGCAATGGCCTCTTCGCTGGACTTGTCGTAGCCTGAGAAAACGTGGGTGACTACGCCGTCCTTGCCCACGAGGACGGAAGACGGGGTCACCGAGAGCCCGAAGGATATGGGTACCGCGAACTCCTGGTCCAGGTAAATCGGGATATCCATGTAGTCCTTCATATACTGCTTCTGGTACCGCTGGACGGCAGGGGCACCGGCGAGATCGATGGAGATAAGCACGTTGTTCCGGTCCTTGTACTTGCGCATGAGCCACTTGATCTCGTTGAGGCAGTTGCGGCATGAGGTGTTGAAAAACACAAGTACGCTGGGCTTGTCCTTGATAACGCTCTTCACGGTGACTTCACCGCCGTCCAGAGTTTTGAACTTCAGGCTCTCCGGAATGGCGTCGCCCGCCTTGAGGGTAGCGGCCGAAGCGCTGCCGGAGGCCAGGGCCAGGGCCAGGACCGCGATGGCGAGAACAGTGCAGATCTTCTTCATTGCGTA
This DNA window, taken from bacterium, encodes the following:
- a CDS encoding TlpA disulfide reductase family protein, with product MKKICTVLAIAVLALALASGSASAATLKAGDAIPESLKFKTLDGGEVTVKSVIKDKPSVLVFFNTSCRNCLNEIKWLMRKYKDRNNVLISIDLAGAPAVQRYQKQYMKDYMDIPIYLDQEFAVPISFGLSVTPSSVLVGKDGVVTHVFSGYDKSSEEAIAELYK